A part of Streptomyces sp. DSM 40750 genomic DNA contains:
- a CDS encoding LmeA family phospholipid-binding protein, which produces MRTPHRMDPHHRPDDRSEVPRNPYEELGALDDGPLEDTPLEEFFGEGTTGQWAEPEPEPEPEWTPPVHRRGGRRRRGRFAGLPLAVKAVVGLVVLAAFVTLGDRWALLYAEHRTADTLKDRLDLAAAPEVEIGGFPFLTQLADKRLDSVRLTVPDVAADRVSLAKVSATAHDVRLDADGLTSVRGARVPRLDGDVLLSFADLNRELGASQVTFTGDGRDRVRARGTLPVAGHDLRLRAEATIQRQGERGIATEIGGMRLDIGDLATYRPGTRASDGLHLTPKASADLARETRKAKALLSVPAIVRRLGMSQPTVREALNDDGKLAELTGSSRFARQAQGLNLIDLALDNPEVLRGLGLDPALLDALSRLTRPALAERLSLSFELPEPEHGDVRLRDVRVEEDGVRVRLTGSGLAVGSQ; this is translated from the coding sequence ATGCGCACCCCCCACCGCATGGATCCGCATCACCGTCCCGACGACCGCTCCGAAGTACCGCGCAACCCTTACGAGGAACTCGGCGCCCTCGACGACGGCCCCCTGGAGGACACCCCTCTGGAGGAGTTCTTCGGCGAGGGCACCACCGGTCAGTGGGCCGAGCCGGAACCCGAACCGGAACCGGAGTGGACCCCGCCCGTCCACCGGCGCGGCGGCCGGCGTCGGCGGGGCCGTTTCGCCGGGCTGCCGCTCGCGGTGAAGGCGGTGGTGGGCCTGGTCGTGCTCGCCGCCTTCGTCACCCTCGGCGACCGCTGGGCGCTGCTGTACGCCGAGCACAGGACCGCGGACACCCTCAAGGACCGGCTGGACCTGGCGGCGGCGCCCGAGGTGGAGATCGGCGGCTTCCCCTTCCTCACCCAACTCGCCGACAAACGGCTGGACTCGGTGCGGCTGACCGTGCCGGACGTGGCGGCCGACCGGGTGTCGCTGGCGAAGGTGTCGGCCACGGCCCATGACGTACGGCTGGACGCCGACGGCCTCACCTCCGTGCGCGGCGCCAGGGTCCCCCGGCTCGACGGCGACGTCCTGCTGTCCTTCGCCGATCTCAACCGCGAACTCGGCGCGTCCCAGGTGACGTTCACCGGAGACGGCCGTGACCGCGTCCGGGCCCGCGGCACCCTGCCGGTCGCCGGGCACGACCTGCGGCTGCGCGCCGAGGCCACGATCCAGCGGCAGGGCGAGCGGGGCATCGCCACGGAGATCGGCGGTATGCGCCTGGACATCGGGGACCTGGCCACCTACCGCCCCGGCACGCGGGCCTCTGACGGCCTGCACCTGACGCCGAAGGCGTCCGCCGACCTCGCCCGGGAGACCCGTAAGGCGAAGGCGCTGCTGTCGGTCCCGGCGATCGTGCGGCGGCTGGGGATGTCCCAGCCGACCGTGCGTGAGGCCCTGAACGACGACGGCAAGCTCGCCGAGCTGACCGGCTCCTCGCGCTTCGCCCGCCAGGCCCAGGGCCTCAACCTCATCGACCTGGCCCTGGACAACCCCGAGGTGCTCCGCGGCCTGGGCCTCGACCCGGCGCTCCTCGACGCCCTGTCCCGGCTCACCCGCCCGGCCCTCGCCGAACGGCTGTCGCTGTCCTTCGAACTGCCCGAGCCGGAGCACGGGGACGTACGGCTGCGGGACGTCCGCGTGGAGGAGGACGGTGTCCGGGTACGGCTGACGGGTTCGGGGCTGGCCGTGGGCAGCCAGTGA
- a CDS encoding antitoxin — MSVMDKLKQMLKGHEEQAGKGVGKGGDYVDERTQGKYSGQVDTAQERLRQQLGSEQTGRTDPGREDPPR, encoded by the coding sequence ATGTCTGTGATGGACAAGCTCAAGCAGATGCTGAAGGGCCATGAGGAGCAGGCCGGGAAAGGCGTCGGCAAGGGTGGCGACTACGTCGACGAGCGGACGCAGGGGAAGTACAGCGGCCAGGTCGACACGGCTCAGGAGAGGCTCAGGCAGCAGTTGGGCTCCGAGCAGACAGGGCGGACCGACCCCGGCCGCGAAGACCCCCCGCGGTAG
- a CDS encoding glycoside hydrolase family 5 protein, whose amino-acid sequence MSRKSHRGTACLGAFLAGVTAFGGALASPASAAASRHASPPPVSDFQGVNWADPRDNYADDAVVPSGLSTSDSYATTYAKSRAIVGGFAELGANTVRLPVNPSSVNGSFWKSYRGAIDAATAKGFKVILGYWEADNTKDGKIDDQASWDRMWARITSAYAGNSKVYFEPMNEPFGYTSEEWRDVAARWLTTHRFIPRDRVLIGGIKYSEDVKPVCADSRLDGTRIALHNYGFWHTDWTSVDQWKADFKERIGTCASRTILDEFGATMTSGLDYNGPVNGSNEVAYIQAATDTIRELGLGSVYWPGLRNGDTYSLTTLQGTGTRLSLKLNNQSGLDRLHWAWKQ is encoded by the coding sequence GTGTCACGAAAGAGCCATCGCGGGACAGCTTGCCTGGGGGCGTTTCTGGCCGGCGTCACGGCATTCGGCGGGGCCCTCGCCTCCCCCGCGTCCGCAGCCGCCTCCCGCCACGCCTCGCCGCCGCCCGTCAGCGACTTCCAAGGGGTCAACTGGGCCGACCCGCGCGACAACTACGCCGACGACGCGGTCGTACCGTCGGGCCTGTCCACCTCCGACAGCTACGCCACGACGTACGCCAAGTCCCGTGCGATCGTCGGTGGGTTCGCCGAGCTCGGCGCCAACACGGTCCGCCTGCCCGTCAACCCCTCCTCCGTGAACGGCTCCTTCTGGAAGTCGTACCGGGGCGCGATCGACGCCGCCACCGCCAAGGGCTTCAAGGTCATCCTGGGCTACTGGGAGGCCGACAACACCAAGGACGGCAAGATCGACGACCAGGCCTCCTGGGACCGGATGTGGGCGCGGATCACCTCCGCCTACGCCGGTAACTCCAAGGTGTACTTCGAGCCGATGAACGAGCCGTTCGGCTACACCTCCGAGGAGTGGCGTGACGTGGCCGCTCGCTGGCTGACCACACACCGCTTCATCCCCCGCGACCGGGTCCTCATCGGCGGCATCAAGTACAGCGAGGACGTCAAGCCGGTGTGCGCCGACAGCCGGCTCGACGGCACCCGGATCGCCCTGCACAACTACGGCTTCTGGCACACCGACTGGACCAGCGTCGACCAGTGGAAAGCGGACTTCAAGGAGCGCATCGGCACCTGCGCCTCGCGCACCATCCTCGACGAGTTCGGCGCGACCATGACCTCCGGCCTGGACTACAACGGCCCGGTCAACGGCTCCAACGAGGTCGCCTACATCCAGGCCGCGACCGACACCATCCGGGAGCTGGGCCTGGGCTCGGTCTACTGGCCCGGCCTGCGCAACGGCGACACCTACTCCCTCACCACCCTCCAGGGCACGGGCACCCGCCTCAGCCTCAAGCTGAACAACCAGAGCGGCCTCGACCGCCTGCACTGGGCCTGGAAGCAGTGA
- a CDS encoding bifunctional DNA primase/polymerase, with translation MATMDRQATTLALAHALSAAERGLAVIPLSRSKLPALRSPHRDDPAPSPCHGECGRFGHGVHDASADPHHVRELFAAAPWATGYGIACGVRPHHLIGIDLDTKSGTDSSTALRELALRHLFTIPETVVVLTPSGGRHLWLTGPPDVVVPNSASRLAPGIDIRGAGGYLVGPGSRTDHGVYGTAPGTAHLPPAPCPPELLRLLLPPPRPSTSRRAGGHGHGLVHFVLTAQEGQRNTRLFWAACRAYENGLGPDLTNALVEAAVRTGLTEREARSTIASAARMSGRGV, from the coding sequence ATGGCCACCATGGACCGGCAGGCCACCACCCTGGCCCTGGCGCACGCCCTCTCCGCCGCCGAACGCGGACTGGCGGTGATCCCCCTGTCCCGCTCGAAACTCCCGGCCCTACGCTCCCCCCACCGGGACGACCCCGCCCCCTCTCCCTGTCACGGCGAATGCGGCCGCTTCGGCCACGGCGTCCACGACGCCTCCGCCGACCCCCACCACGTCCGCGAACTCTTCGCCGCCGCACCCTGGGCCACCGGCTACGGCATCGCCTGCGGCGTCCGTCCCCACCACCTGATCGGCATCGACCTCGACACCAAATCCGGCACGGACTCCTCGACGGCCCTGCGCGAACTGGCCCTACGCCACCTCTTCACCATCCCGGAGACGGTCGTCGTCCTGACCCCCAGCGGCGGCCGCCACCTCTGGCTCACCGGCCCGCCCGATGTCGTCGTCCCCAACTCCGCGAGCCGCCTCGCCCCCGGCATCGACATCCGAGGCGCCGGTGGCTATCTCGTCGGCCCCGGCTCCCGCACCGACCACGGCGTCTACGGCACGGCCCCCGGCACGGCCCACCTGCCTCCCGCCCCCTGCCCACCGGAGCTGCTCCGCCTGCTCCTCCCACCGCCGCGCCCGAGCACGTCCCGCAGGGCCGGCGGCCACGGCCACGGATTGGTCCACTTCGTCCTGACCGCCCAGGAGGGGCAACGCAACACCCGCCTCTTCTGGGCCGCCTGCCGCGCGTACGAGAACGGCCTCGGCCCCGACCTGACGAACGCGCTGGTCGAGGCGGCCGTACGCACGGGGCTCACGGAACGGGAGGCGAGGTCGACGATCGCTTCGGCGGCACGGATGTCGGGGCGGGGGGTGTGA